From the Saccharomycodes ludwigii strain NBRC 1722 chromosome I, whole genome shotgun sequence genome, one window contains:
- the SIL1 gene encoding Sil1p (similar to Saccharomyces cerevisiae YOL031C | SIL1 | Suppressor of the Ire1/Lhs1 double mutant) — MPLFRKISHTLFFLSLISPFCHGEPQLITLEPTTGEGEAHHNKHIERQQTVIDKENSDLYYSGDLICNSVSCYPKVFEPLADWQEIKPLQQVPKGLDIRINMDTGRKETKIIEKNIPDPKMVDISHEFVDDFRDLNEAMKQNEENKIIQILDKLDEYAHDYKHGSKIIKYEQDVLSELMLSKVYGDKVKEISARVLSGCLRNNPPAIQIYNPRYVDELVNSLIFEKNPIVLKRYLGVLQTVADKASNSSNLFTNLLKVYKGDIDNQIKLRVLEILSDLELSDARGKGLVKRSVNGKDDKNEPTLQQWFNEFSTNIQNSQLDEYHLKRFFHTLVNIKKEGGSNVKVSKDFLNWLSKQTEERKEALNDDLAKRDLEQYEFNKKLIESRHLLFGNPLADRIKNFNDEF, encoded by the coding sequence ATGCCGCTTTTTCGAAAAATATCACacactttattttttttatcattgatATCCCCTTTTTGTCACGGCGAACCACAACTTATTACATTAGAACCTACAACTGGAGAGGGAGAAGCCCATCATAATAAGCATATAGAAAGACAACAAACAGTCATAGACAAAGAAAATTCAGATTTGTATTATAGTGGTGATTTAATTTGTAATTCGGTAAGTTGCTATCCCAAAGTATTTGAACCTTTAGCAGATTGGCAAGAAATTAAACCACTACAACAAGTACCAAAAGGTTTAGATATAAGAATAAATATGGATACAGGTAGAAAAGAGACCAAAATTATTGAGAAAAATATCCCAGACCCTAAGATGGTGGATATTTCTCATGAATTTGTCGATGATTTCCGAGATTTAAATGAAGCTATGAAACAGAATGaagagaataaaataattcaaatacTAGATAAATTAGATGAGTATGCACATGATTATAAACATGGGtctaaaattattaaatatgaACAGGATGTTTTGTCTGAGCTCATGCTATCAAAGGTGTACGGAGACAAGGTAAAAGAAATTAGTGCACGTGTATTATCGGGATGTTTGAGGAATAATCCTCCTGCTATTCAAATATACAATCCCAGATACGTGGACGAACTAGTGAACTCTTTAATTTTCGAAAAAAATCCTATTGTACTGAAAAGATATTTGGGAGTTTTGCAAACTGTTGCTGATAAAGCTTCTAATAGCTCAAATTTGTTTaccaatttattaaaggTTTACAAAGGTGACATTGATAACCAAATTAAACTAAGAGTATTGGAAATTTTATCTGATTTGGAACTGAGTGATGCCAGAGGGAAAGGTCTAGTTAAAAGGAGTGTAAATGGAAAAGATGATAAAAACGAACCGACTTTACAACAATGGTTCAACGAGTTTTCTACTAACATCCAAAATTCCCAATTGGATGAATATCActtaaaaagatttttccACACATTagtaaatattaaaaaagaaggcGGTAGCAATGTTAAGGTTAGCAAGGATTTCTTAAATTGGCTTTCCAAACAAACtgaagaaagaaaggaagCTCTGAATGATGATTTAGCAAAGCGTGACTTAGAACAATATgagtttaataaaaaactaatTGAAAGTAgacatttattatttggcAATCCTTTGGCAgatagaattaaaaattttaacgacgaattttag
- the OPI10 gene encoding Opi10p (similar to Saccharomyces cerevisiae YOL032W | OPI10 | OverProducer of Inositol), translating to MFAAVAAGNPLQLSEQVPNSNGLQHTIILSSTKPKQYSHITLFLLPNVTFPPDYVATVYFKLSPSEDFRLFGYLAAEKPSAIFKVKLSRAGIRKPQSSNVDGIGEIDMDDDDLADSTDNNISQLLIGISIEPRLQGLAKVEEQRKINSEANPGAVVLSSAGRNHAAGILSGSNITTAGQLARAYPALTQELAAKIVQHAYNYLSGFLDGQGNVSMKRFDTWWNKFKTRLSNDATFLDEVTND from the coding sequence ATGTTTGCCGCAGTTGCAGCAGGAAATCCATTACAATTGTCTGAACAGGTTCCCAATTCAAATGGATTACAACACACAATAATCTTATCATCTACAAAACCAAAACAATATTCACATATAACATTATTTCTATTGCCTAATGTTACATTTCCACCAGATTATGTGGCGACTGTTTACTTTAAACTAAGTCCCAGCGAAGACTTCAGATTATTTGGTTACTTGGCTGCAGAAAAACCAAGTGCTatatttaaagttaaattGTCTCGAGCAGGTATAAGAAAACCGCAAAGTAGCAATGTTGATGGGATAGGAGAGATCGATATGGATGATGATGATCTTGCAGATTCAACTGACAACAATATTTCTCAGTTATTGATTGGTATCTCCATTGAACCAAGACTGCAAGGTCTAGCTAAAGTTGAGGAACAGAGGAAAATCAATTCAGAAGCTAACCCAGGAGCGGTAGTTTTATCATCAGCAGGAAGAAATCATGCGGCAGGTATACTTTCCGGTAGTAATATCACAACTGCTGGCCAATTGGCCAGAGCATATCCTGCTTTAACTCAAGAATTGGCTGCGAAAATTGTGCAACATgcttataattatttatctgGATTTTTGGATGGGCAAGGTAACGTAAGTATGAAAAGATTCGACACTTGGTGGAATAAGTTTAAAACCCGACTATCTAACGATGCCACTTTTTTAGATGAGGTTACTAATGACTAG
- the MSE1 gene encoding glutamate--tRNA ligase MSE1 (similar to Saccharomyces cerevisiae YOL033W | MSE1 | Mitochondrial aminoacyl-tRNA Synthetase Glutamate (E)), with the protein MLKHKALSRFYSTKKITKSILTNNTKSIFSKKPIIDVHPKTPARTRFAPSPTGFLHMGSLRTALYNYLLAKNTGGQFLLRLEDTDQNRLVKGAEQNIYDSLRWCNLEYDEGPEKNNNTEMGPYRQSDRSKIYQEHAQKLLDTGHAYRCFCSKERLDGLRESAQRLKPPTTVSYDRKCAHLHEKDIQNLLKEGKEFTIRLRSPAKYPPFEDLLHGKLDMQPQVNPSEIRYDDPILLKSDGLPTYHLANVVDDHMMKITHVIRGEEWLPSTPKHMALYEAFGWNAPKFIHIPLLTTIAEKKLSKRKGDASVMALQKKGILPEALINFSALFGWSPPRKLSIEKHDCFSLEELVKLFNLNHLTKGNAKVDEKKLFFFNKHYLGLRLDDPIKFQEIVEDISNSMNNKYPKEKIGGVLNVVGKSLTTINEFPVNFYYFFEKPDFDSEQVLHFKKNHDLEKVKLILAEFKQLDLENVERIVDHLVNTLNVPKKLVFESLRFALAGSMPGTKLPILIQLLGKQEVMFRTQEALDHLS; encoded by the coding sequence atgttgaaaCATAAAGCATTATCTAGATTTTActctacaaaaaaaataacaaaatctATTTTgacaaataatacaaaatcGATTTTTAGCAAAAAGCCCATCATAGATGTACATCCAAAAACACCTGCAAGAACAAGATTTGCTCCATCACCTACAGGGTTTCTACATATGGGCTCATTGAGAACAgctttatataattatttattggcAAAAAATACAGGCGGGCAATTTTTACTTAGATTGGAAGATACCGACCAAAATAGATTGGTTAAAGGTGCtgaacaaaatatatacgATTCTTTGAGATGGTGCAATTTGGAATACGACGAGGGACccgaaaaaaataataatacagaaATGGGACCCTACAGACAGAGTGATCGTAGCAAAATTTACCAGGAACACGCACAGAAATTACTAGATACGGGGCATGCTTATCGTTGTTTTTGTTCAAAGGAGAGGTTAGATGGTCTACGTGAATCCGCTCAAAGACTAAAACCACCAACTACTGTAAGTTACGATCGTAAATGTGCACATCTACatgaaaaagatattcaaaatttgTTAAAGGAGGGAAAAGAATTTACTATTAGGCTTAGATCTCCTGCTAAATACCCTCCATTTGAAGATTTATTGCATGGGAAATTGGACATGCAGCCGCAAGTTAATCCCAGTGAAATTCGGTATGATGATCCGATTTTACTGAAATCAGATGGTTTACCAACATATCACCTAGCCAACGTTGTTGACGATCATATGATGAAAATCACCCATGTCATCAGAGGTGAGGAATGGTTACCATCAACTCCAAAACATATGGCTTTATATGAAGCGTTTGGTTGGAATGCCCCGAAATTTATTCATATTCCGTTATTGACAACTATTGCCGAAAAAAAGTTAAGTAAACGGAAAGGTGATGCAAGTGTTATGgcattacaaaaaaagggtATATTGCCAGAAGCTTTGATAAACTTTAGCGCATTGTTTGGATGGTCACCTCCAAGAAAACTATCTATTGAAAAGCATGACTGTTTTAGTTTAGAAGAGTTGGTGAAGCTGTTCAATTTAAACCATTTGACAAAGGGGAATGCCAAAGTTgacgaaaaaaaattatttttttttaataaacacTATTTAGGACTAAGATTAGACGATCCAATAAAATTCCAGGAAATTGTAGAAGATATTTCTAATTCAATGAACAATAAATATCCCAAGGAGAAAATTGGCGGTGTGTTAAATGTTGTTGGTAAGTCCTTGACGACAATTAATGAGTTTCCTGttaacttttattatttttttgaaaagccCGACTTTGATAGTGAACAAGttttacattttaaaaaaaaccatgACCTAGAAAAGGTTAAGTTGATTCTCGCAGAGTTTAAACAGTTGGATCTAGAAAATGTTGAACGGATTGTTGATCATTTGGTTAATACTTTAAATGTACCTAAAAAATTAGTATTTGAATCATTAAGATTTGCTCTAGCTGGGTCTATGCCTGGTACTAAATTACCGATTTTAATACAACTCTTGGGTAAACAGGAGGTAATGTTTAGAACACAAGAAGCTTTAGATCATTTATCGTGA
- the SMC5 gene encoding DNA repair ATPase SMC5 (similar to Saccharomyces cerevisiae YOL034W | SMC5 | Structural Maintenance of Chromosomes) encodes MGSFKKLKLSTPSTAEFQRGSIVKIRLENFVIYQFTEFHLSPSLNMIIGPNGSGKSTFVCAVCLGLAGRPEFIGRAKKAQDYIRNGCNSCKITIYLKNNPEVLTEFHSLIKESDDLIEITRKIFKNEGSGNNKQKNQYFINGISVPENKVKEIINKLKIQLDNLCQFLSQERVEEFARLKNEKLLYETMRSIDPDLVDILEKLKEIEVLEQEQQQKLKNKLKRKSELNEKLEHLQQAAHALQLYKQKLEQIDLNRKLIPFVKYSDLEKAKNDAKKAMIATKEEHDALLERFEPDRERLQTLNQQLDLPMAKVNKYKKKFQEAHSMLEDFVTSIDKNQEQIKTKLKQIEYYNTRHIKQKEAIKQKTFEKHRITQERDMIETISNEEIESLLQQRKHFGTEINQLESQKLDVEREIKNYINNINKLKSDMVRLKRDQESNDTIHILNDRSVSDNVKNAVHFLRDHMDEMKGSVLEPPVMAVSSQDDIYANYLDSIVDRSTALSLTMVDASCYNKYSDVFLNKFGIGLRQLGNKKLPEPQISSQNLRSKYGFDGYLDEFLQGDPMVIQMLCEQNMINQIPVSKNALSRQMYEKLLTVSPQTGRPLFPRVIAGGTVYNFRVSNYGDRQVFSNDYNTRQTNFYKGNVISSEHIELSQRKINEKKQKVIAVEGEVKKRRQTVNEYQSNIVELKAKALECKNEYSALQAKNKRWNNLNNAIHQKSAEIERMTQNLNKDASSKIQELQNEIKEHLEDTVTLQNSKFDTLETMEKIKKRALVYLANRWEISNRLYFAKEQFSNAEQEINTLADEFNEKKEIYKNLKNNKETKAWRKQVQSYSAELNEKLKAMIAEYQEEDKFDERNINNTINILQDEISMSNHDRSAAKVLKEVELELGNLEQQIPQQEQELQNLRTKLKSGKDIFEPRASEIVSKISKRFSTLFTSVGSAGEVQLVRENSFRDWRIEILVKFRDNVPLKVLDSHTQSGGERAVSTVLYMIALQEFTTAPFRVVDEINQGMDANNERIVHKAMVENACSEKTSQYFLITPKLLTGLYYHPKMRIHCVVAGSWIPNPSKEPEKVHFGETSSYVL; translated from the coding sequence ATGggttcttttaaaaaattaaaactttcaaCTCCGTCAACTGCAGAATTTCAAAGAGGCTCTATTGTTAAAATTAGAttggaaaattttgttatttatcaATTTACGGAATTTCATTTATCTCCTAGCTTAAATATGATTATTGGTCCTAACGGTAGCGGTAAATCCACTTTTGTATGTGCTGTTTGTCTAGGTTTGGCTGGTAGACCAGAATTTATAGGCAGGGCGAAAAAAGCACAGGACTATATTCGCAATGGATGCAATTCTTGTAAAATTAccatatatttaaaaaacaaccCTGAAGTTTTAACTGAATTCCATTCATTGATTAAAGAGTCAGATGATCTCATTGAAATCACAaggaaaatttttaaaaacgaAGGTtctggtaataataaacagaaaaatcaatatttCATTAATGGCATTTCAGTTCctgaaaataaagtaaaagaaataattaacAAACTAAAGATCCAATTAGATAATCTATGTCAATTTTTATCTCAAGAACGTGTTGAAGAGTTTGCTAggttgaaaaatgaaaaattgttgTATGAAACCATGAGATCTATTGACCCTGATTTAGTCgatattttggaaaaattaaaagaaatcgAAGTTTTGGAACaggaacaacaacaaaaattaaagaataagttaaaaagaaaatcggaattgaatgaaaaattagaacACTTACAACAGGCTGCACATGCGTTACAATTATACAAGCAAAAATTAGAACAAATTGATTTAAACAGGAAATTAATACCTTTTGTTAAATATAGTGACCTTGAAAAAGCCAAAAATGACGCCAAAAAAGCTATGATTGCTACAAAAGAAGAACATGATGCATTATTAGAACGTTTTGAGCCAGACCGAGAACGTTTGCAAACTTTAAATCAACAGTTAGATCTTCCTATGGCTAaagttaataaatataaaaaaaaatttcaggAAGCACATTCTATGTTAGAAGATTTTGTAACTTCAATTGATAAAAACCaagaacaaattaaaactaaattaaaacaaattgaaTATTACAATACTCGACATATCAAGCAAAAAGAGGCCATCAAGCAAAAGACATTCGAAAAACATCGTATCACTCAAGAAAGAGACATGATAGAAACAATATCTAATGAGGAAATCGAATCACTTTTACAACAACGCAAACATTTTGGTACTGAAATTAATCAATTGGAATCTCAAAAACTTGATGTTGAAAGAGAAATCAAAAactatattaataatatcaacaaaCTAAAAAGCGACATGGTCCGCCTGAAAAGGGATCAAGAATCTAATGACACAATTCATATCTTGAATGACCGCAGTGTCTCTGACAATGTCAAAAATGCTGTCCACTTTTTGCGCGATCATATGGATGAAATGAAAGGCTCCGTTTTAGAACCCCCTGTTATGGCCGTTAGTTCCCAAGATGATATATACGCCAATTATTTAGATTCCATTGTGGATAGATCCACCGCCTTGTCTTTAACAATGGTTGATGCAAGTTGTTATAATAAGTATTCTGACGTGTTTTTGAACAAATTCGGTATTGGTTTAAGACAGTTGGGTAATAAAAAGTTACCTGAACCACAAATTTCTTCTCAAAATTTGAGGTCTAAATATGGGTTTGACGGCTACCTAGACGAATTTTTACAAGGTGACCCCATGGTAATTCAGATGTTGTGTGAACAAAATATGATCAATCAAATCCCCGTTAGTAAAAACGCGTTAAGTAGACAAATGTATGAAAAATTACTAACTGTCAGTCCACAAACTGGCCGTCCGCTGTTTCCTCGAGTAATTGCTGGCGGCACAGTTTATAACTTTAGGGTTTCTAATTATGGTGATAGACaagttttttcaaatgatTATAACACAAGgcaaacaaatttttataaggGCAATGTTATTTCTTCCGAACACATTGAATTAAGTCAAAggaaaattaatgaaaaaaaacagaaagtCATTGCTGTTGAAGGtgaagttaaaaaaagacgACAAACTGTTAATGAATATCAATCAAACATTGTTGAATTGAAGGCTAAGGCTTTGGAGTGTAAAAATGAATACAGCGCTCTGCAGGCAAAAAATAAGCGATggaataatttaaataatgcAATCCACCAAAAAAGCGCTGAAATCGAAAGAATGACgcaaaatttaaataaggATGCCTCCTCGAAAATCCAAGAATTACAAAATGAGATAAAAGAACATTTGGAAGATACTGTCACTTTACAAAACAGCAAATTTGACACTCTTGAAACCAtggaaaaaatcaaaaagagGGCATTGGTGTACTTAGCTAATCGGTGGGAAATTTCCAACAGATTATATTTTGCTAAAGAGCAATTTAGTAACGCggaacaagaaattaatacTTTGGCTGATGAattcaatgaaaaaaaggagatctacaaaaatttaaagaataataaagagACGAAAGCTTGGAGGAAACAAGTTCAGTCATACTCCGCAGAATTGAACGAAAAATTGAAGGCAATGATCGCAGAATACCAAGAAGAAGACAAATTCGATGAGcgtaatatcaataataccATCAATATTTTGCAGGATGAAATCTCCATGTCCAACCATGACAGGTCTGCCGCAAAAGTCTTGAAAGAAGTTGAATTAGAATTGGGGAATTTGGAACAACAAATCCCACAACAGGAACAAGAATTGCAAAATTTGAGAACTAAGCTTAAATCCGGCAAGGACATTTTTGAACCGAGGGCGAGTGAAATTGTAtctaaaatttcaaaaagatTTTCCACATTGTTTACTAGTGTTGGTAGTGCTGGCGAAGTGCAATTAGTTAGGGAGAACTCTTTCAGAGACTGGAGAATAGAGATCTTGGTCAAATTTAGAGACAATGTTCCGTTAAAAGTTTTAGACTCCCACACCCAATCTGGTGGCGAAAGAGCGGTTTCCACggttttatatatgattgCATTGCAAGAGTTCACTACAGCTCCATTTAGGGTTGTTGATGAAATCAATCAAGGTATGGATGCTAATAATGAGAGAATTGTCCATAAAGCAATGGTGGAGAACGCATGTTCTGAAAAAACATCACAATACTTTTTGATTACTCCTAAATTGCTAACAGGATTGTATTACCATCCAAAAATGAGAATACATTGTGTTGTTGCAGGTAGTTGGATTCCAAACCCTTCAAAAGAGCCCGAAAAGGTTCATTTTGGTGAAACTTCCAGTTAtgttttgtaa